In Paroedura picta isolate Pp20150507F chromosome 6, Ppicta_v3.0, whole genome shotgun sequence, one genomic interval encodes:
- the CCDC181 gene encoding coiled-coil domain-containing protein 181, whose amino-acid sequence MSYKKDTSESADSGDSTETGEYEDDFEKDLEWLINEEEKGISDDTQNHEENEEEVETSINKEDEEERRNTSKEPPEPEEPMKDETENSLKDPPDPKEALKDKGLQDQAKPVPGNPMRQLEQMSDTDSESSCQESNQEDLEEEDDEEIKRYILEKIEEANKLLLSQEPLDETKEKKLKFKDHLVDLEVPPLNAIEIDKNDPNRERDISGRLSQFHISNEPGREDIPFPINGALDDEHKDGKILVERDGKFELLSIRDIESQGFFPPLSVSFSDIETQDISPKTSHTAVFGTFCLSKEDALVRSSATTCSPSREGFLYFPQPPPIRPSSAINITRNVERGKSPRRVQSANVGIRSSTYCLSPRQKELQKQMEQRRERLKKQEEACKREQEEEKKKENEMVFKAWLEKKKGQMQEERRIQRAKEMEDLNSRPDSRNPDEAFKLWLRKKQREHVKEKQLENQKQREECMYFLPRTTENEKAYKQWLRKKRREKRAEVLAAKERSKQLRQEARRAKQIENILCSISEPKTLRFTDQYS is encoded by the exons ATGAGTTACAAGAAGGACACTAGTGAATCTGCTGACAGTGGAGATTCCACAGAAACTGGAGAATATGAAGACGACTTTGAAAAGGACCTTGAGTGGCTAATTAATGAAGAGGAAAAAGGTATCTCTGATGACACGCAG aatcatgaagaaaatgaagaggaggttgaaacaAGCATTAacaaagaagatgaggaagaaagaagaaatactTCAAAAGAGCCTCCTGAACCTGAGGAACCTATGAAGGATGAGACGGAGAACTCTTTAAAGGACCCTCCAGATCCCAAAGAAGCTCTTAAGGATAAAGGGCTGCAAGATCAAGCAAAACCTGTACCTGGGAATCCCATGAGACAATTGGAACAAATGTCTGATACTGACAGTGAAAGCTCCTgtcaggaatcaaaccaggaGGACTTGGAGGAAGAGGATGATGAAGAAATAAAGCGTTATATCCTGGAAAAAATTGAAGAGGCCAACAAACTTCTCTTGTCTCAGGAACCTTTGGATGAAACTAAAGAGAAGAAATTAAAATTCAAGGATCATCTAGTAGATCTTGAAGTCCCTCCTTTGAATGCTATTGAGATTGATAAAAATGATCCTAACAGAGAAAGGGACATTTCAGGTaggctctctcagttccacatTTCTAATGAACCAGGACGGGAAGATATACCTTTTCCTATTAATGGTGCTTTGGATGATGAACACAAGGATGGCAAAATCTTAGTAGAAAGAGACGGGAAGTTCGAACTCCTGAGTATTCGTGACATTGAGAGCCAAGGCTTCTTCCCTCCACTCAGTGTTTCTTTTAGTGATATTGAAACTCAAGATATTTCTCCTAAAACTTCCCACACTGCTGTTTTTGGCACTTTCTGTCTGTCGAAAGAAGACGCCCTAGTACGATCATCTGCAACAACTTGCTCTCCTTCCAGAGAAGGGTTTCTTTATTTTCCCCAACCACCCCCCATTCGTCCAAGCTCTGCCATCAACATTACAAGGAATGTGGAAAGAGGGAAAAGCCCACGCAGGGTGCAGTCTGCAAATGTGGGAATAAGAAGTTCTACATATTGCCTGTCACCCAGGCAGAAAGAATTGCAAAAGCAAATGGAACAAAGAAGAGAGAGATTAAAGAAACAG GAAGAAGCATGTAAAAGAGAacaagaggaggagaaaaagaaagaaaatgagatGGTCTTCAAAGCTTGGCTGGAGAAGAAAAAAGGACAAATGCAAGAAGAGAGACGAATTCAACGTGCAAAAGAGATGGAAGATTTGAACAGCAGA CCAGATAGCAGAAATCCAGATGAAGCATTCAAGCTGTGGcttagaaaaaaacaaagagaacATGTGAAAGAAAAACAGCTTGAAAACCAGAAACAGAGGGAGGAGTGCATGTACTTCCTTCCAAggacgacagaaaatgaaaaAGCTTATAAACA ATGGCTAAGAAAGAAGAGGCGGGAAAAGCGAGCTGAGGTACTGGCTGCCAAAGAGCGATCCAAACAGTTACGGCAGGAAGCCCGAAGAGCAAAACAAATAGAGAACATCCTCTGTTCCATTTCTGAGCCCAAAACACTTCGCTTCACTGACCAATACAGCTGA